From the Mesorhizobium loti genome, the window TTTCGAACAGGGCAAGGACTGCCTTGTCATCAGATGGATCCACCATTGTCGGCAGGAGGTGGTTGCGCAATGTCACGCTCGTTCAGCCAAAGTTCCAGGGCCTCTACCATCTCTTCGGCTGACTTGCCGAGTGTCTTGAGATGGATTTCGGGTTTTTCCGGTACTTCATACGGTGAATCGACGCCGGTGAAATTCTTGATCTCGCCATTCAGCGCCCGGGCATACAGGCCCTTTGGGTCGCGCCTGGCGCATTCTTCGAACGGCGTGTCGACGAACACCTCGACGAATTCGCCGTCGGCCATCAATTCCCGCGCCATGCGCCGCTCGGCGCTGAACGGCGAGATGAAGGACACGATGACAATCAGCCCGGCATCGGCCATCAGCCGCGCCACTTCGGCGACGCGGCGGATGTTTTCGACACGATCGGCGTCGGTGAAGCCGAGATCGCGATTGAGGCCGTGACGGACGTTGTCGCCATCCAGGATGTAGGTATGGCGCCCGGTGGCGTAGAGCTTCTTTTCAAACAGATTGGCGATGGTCGACTTGCCGGAGCCGGAAAGCCCGGTGAACCAGAACACGGCGGGCCGCTGGTGCTTCATGTCGGCGCGGACGCGCTTGTCGACATCGAGCGATTGCCAGTGGATGTTTTCGGCGCGGCGCAGCGAATGCAGGATCATGCCGGCGCCGACTGTGGCGTTGGAGATGCGGTCGATCAGGATGAAGGCGCCAGTGGTGCGGTTCTCTGCGAAAGGATCGAAGGCGATCGGTGTCCGCGTCGAGATGTTGCAGATGCCGACTTCGTTCATCTCGAGCGACTTGGCCGCCTCATGAGCAAAGTCGTTGACGTTGATCCGGTATTTCAGGTCGGTGACGGTGGCGCTGGTCTGGTCGGTCTCGGTGCGCAGGATGTAGGAGCGACCCGGCAGCAGCGCATGCTCGTCGAACCAGACGATGTTGGCGGCGAACTGGTCGGCGACCTGCGGCCGTGCTGCCGGCGACACCAGCATGTTGCCTCGGGAAACCTCGACCTCGTCGTCGAGGACAAGCGTGATGGCCTGGCCGGCGACTGCCTTTGGCAGGTCACCGCCATGCGCGACGATGCGCCTGACATGCGAGGACTTGCCGGATTTGGCGACGACAACCTCGTCGCCCGGCGAAACCGAGCCGGAGGCAATCGTGCCGGCAAAGCCGCGAAAATCGAGATTGGGACGGTTCACATACTGCACCGGAAACCGGAACGGCAGTTCGACCGCGGCTTCGTCGACCGATACGGTTTCCAGATGCTCGATCAGCGTCGGGCCGGAATACCATTCCATGCTGTCCGAGCGGCCGGTGACGTTGTCGCCGTAGCGGGCGGACATCGGGATCGGCACGATGGTCTGGAAGCCGAGATCGCGCGAGAATTGCCGGTAGGCCTCGGTGATGCGTTCGAAGATCGCCTGGTCGAACCCGACGAGATCGATCTTGTTGACGGCCAGCACGATGTGCCGGATGCCGAGCAGCGAGGCGATGATCGAATGGCGTCTCGTCTGCGGCAATACCCCTTGCCGGGCATCGATCAGCACGATGGCCAGGTCGGCGGTCGAGGCGCCGGTCGCCATGTTACGCGTGTATTGTTCGTGGCCGGGCGTGTCGGCAACGATGAACTTGCGCTTCGGCGTAGCGAAGAAGCGATAGGCGACGTCGATGGTGATACCTTGCTCGCGCTCGGCCTCGAGGCCATCGACCAGAAGCGCGAAATCGATGTCGTCGCCGGTCGTGCCGTGTTTGCGCGAATCGCGTTCGAGCGCGGCGAGCTGGTCCTCGAAAATCTGCTTGGTGTCCGACAGCAGGCGGCCGATCAGCGTCGACTTGCCATCATCGACGGAACCGCAGGTCAGGAAACGCAGCAGCGATTTCTTCTCCTGCGCCGCCAGATAGTCGCGGACGCCGTCAGTGGAGGCGAGGCTCTTTGCCATGATGTGGCGCATGGTCAGAAATACCCCTCGCGCTTCTTCTTTTCCATCGAGCCGGCTTCATCGCGGTCGATCAGGCGTCCCTGCCGTTCGGAGGTGCGCGCGGTCAGCATTTCGCCGACGATGGCTTCCAGCGTGTCGGCATCCGATTCGATGGCGCGGGTCAGCGGATAGCAACCGAGCGTGCGGAACCGCACAAGGCGGTCCTCCACAGTCTCGCCGGGGCGCAGTTTCATGCGCTCGTCATCCCGCAGGATCAGCATGCCGTCGCGCTCGACGACGGGCCGTTGCTTGGCGAAATAGAGCGGCACGATCGGGATGTCTTCCTGCAGAATGTACTGCCAGATGTCGAGCTCGGTCCAATTCGACAGCGGAAAGACGCGGATCGATTCACCCGATGCGATGCGGGTGTTGAATATCTTCCACATCTCCGGCCGTTGGTTCTTCGGGTCCCACACATGCTGCGCGTTGCGGAAGGAGAATATGCGTTCCTTGGCGCGGGATTTCTCCTCGTCGCGTCGGGCGCCGCCAAAGGCGGCGTCGAAACCGTATTTGTCGAGCGCCTGGCGCAACGCCACGGTCTTCATCACATGGGTGTGCGTGTTCGAACCGTGATCGAACGGGTTGATGTTGTCGCGCACGCCATCTTCGTTGACATGAACCAGGAGATCGAAGCCGAGTTTCTGCGCCATCTGATCGCGAAAGGCGATCATCTCGCGGAATTTCCACGTCGTGTCGACGTGAAGGAAGGGGAATGGCGGCTTGGCGGGATAAAACGCCTTCATCGCCAGATGCATCAGCACGGAGGAGTCCTTGCCGACCGAATAGAGCATGACCGGCTTGGCAAAGGCGGCCGCAACCTCGCGGAAGATGTGGATGGACTCGGCCTCAAGCCGTTGCAGGTGCGTCAAAGGAACATTCATGTCGGCACTTTCTAATCCAGCCTTTGACGGCGCTTAAAGCGCCGCCCCGGGCAGAACTGCCAGTCATCCCCGAAGCGGGCCCCTGCAAGCGCGAATGTGCGCCGGACGTTCGACGCTTGCTGAAACCATATGATCACAGCTTTCGTCATCGCAACGATCTGAGACATCCGAGAGATTGCCCCAATGGTGTGCTGTTCAATCAGCCGGCAATATCATACGCCGGCCAAACGGAATGAACGACCATGCCCGTTCGTGGAGATAGTACAGCACGATTTTTGTAATAACTTCAGCACTGGCGATCGATCCTGCGGAAACGACATTTCCAGTTATGAGCCAGCTCAGCGCGAACGTATCGACACTGCCTGTGATGCGCCAACTGACGGCCTTGGCTATGGATCTGCCGTGGGTCTCGGGAACAGGAATGAACATGCGCAATCGCTCCAGGGGGACGTCAAAACCGACCTGATTTGGTCAGCTTGGTTTGATGGTGGGAACGTTCTTGATCCTGCCTGTCGATCAGGTCGGGAGGAAGTACGTTGGCGGTCATGCCCTTCTTCGCAAGTCTGCAACAAGAACGCACTTAGTTGATGCCAATCGCGGCCAAGTGGCAGCCCCGTCGTGGAGCAAGCCCGCTACTGGCTGCGAAGGCCAGTCAGACGGCAGCGACGTCAAAGAACCTCGCATAAGGTCCGTCTGCGAAGTGAAGCCGCAACTCGTCGAAGTTCTCTACCGTTTCGTCGAGCGGTCGCGCTTCCTGGCGCTGAAGGATGGCGCGACCGGAAAGCTGAAGC encodes:
- the cysN gene encoding sulfate adenylyltransferase subunit CysN, translating into MRHIMAKSLASTDGVRDYLAAQEKKSLLRFLTCGSVDDGKSTLIGRLLSDTKQIFEDQLAALERDSRKHGTTGDDIDFALLVDGLEAEREQGITIDVAYRFFATPKRKFIVADTPGHEQYTRNMATGASTADLAIVLIDARQGVLPQTRRHSIIASLLGIRHIVLAVNKIDLVGFDQAIFERITEAYRQFSRDLGFQTIVPIPMSARYGDNVTGRSDSMEWYSGPTLIEHLETVSVDEAAVELPFRFPVQYVNRPNLDFRGFAGTIASGSVSPGDEVVVAKSGKSSHVRRIVAHGGDLPKAVAGQAITLVLDDEVEVSRGNMLVSPAARPQVADQFAANIVWFDEHALLPGRSYILRTETDQTSATVTDLKYRINVNDFAHEAAKSLEMNEVGICNISTRTPIAFDPFAENRTTGAFILIDRISNATVGAGMILHSLRRAENIHWQSLDVDKRVRADMKHQRPAVFWFTGLSGSGKSTIANLFEKKLYATGRHTYILDGDNVRHGLNRDLGFTDADRVENIRRVAEVARLMADAGLIVIVSFISPFSAERRMARELMADGEFVEVFVDTPFEECARRDPKGLYARALNGEIKNFTGVDSPYEVPEKPEIHLKTLGKSAEEMVEALELWLNERDIAQPPPADNGGSI
- the cysD gene encoding sulfate adenylyltransferase subunit CysD, whose amino-acid sequence is MNVPLTHLQRLEAESIHIFREVAAAFAKPVMLYSVGKDSSVLMHLAMKAFYPAKPPFPFLHVDTTWKFREMIAFRDQMAQKLGFDLLVHVNEDGVRDNINPFDHGSNTHTHVMKTVALRQALDKYGFDAAFGGARRDEEKSRAKERIFSFRNAQHVWDPKNQRPEMWKIFNTRIASGESIRVFPLSNWTELDIWQYILQEDIPIVPLYFAKQRPVVERDGMLILRDDERMKLRPGETVEDRLVRFRTLGCYPLTRAIESDADTLEAIVGEMLTARTSERQGRLIDRDEAGSMEKKKREGYF
- a CDS encoding DUF2061 domain-containing protein, with the protein product MFIPVPETHGRSIAKAVSWRITGSVDTFALSWLITGNVVSAGSIASAEVITKIVLYYLHERAWSFIPFGRRMILPAD